The DNA sequence TTAAGACGGTAATATTACGTCCTTGCGCAAAAAAATCTAATCCACCGTTCGACAGGTCCATCCTAATGTGCGACATTCCGCGAGCGATATTATATCATCTCGAACCTCTGATGAAGATGCGGCACTCACTGCAGGAGAGCATTGGATgcggatttcttggtgtcgatacCCGAAATATCTGCCGGGCTAACAAAAAACCGCGAAATTCCGTAAGACTGTGATCGGAGTTACGCGATTTCCGCCGTGAGACATATATGCCGAGAGCTCCCATCTCTCCGATTGTGAGATGGCCGTTATCATCGTATCGAGTCTGcgcgacacacagtggatcgagttaataggagaggttggacaaaatttggaaactttcaaagcttataactccatttatacacaatggagatgttgcatgtgtgaggaatgtccgatttgactgttgattctcatgtaaaagttcgcgaaaaacacgatggtgccactggttttttctgaaatcaactcccaagctcataaaagctctcaagttgaggccaaaatggaggggatatcccaccctaccctgagagtccacatatacatcaagacgaactctccatgcaaagatagggagcaaatacattagcagtgatgccgtgttttcagttttagagtccctaaataaagtggcagccctgccaatgtatttgctccctatctttgcatgaagagtttgtaatgatgtagaggtggactctcaggatagcgtgggatatcccctccattttggcctcaacttgagagctttttcgagcttgggagttgatttcagagaaaaatcagtggcaccatcgtgtttctcgcgaacttttacatcagaatcaacagtcaaatcgcaaattcctcacacatgcaacatctccattttgaggttctaaaagtagctCCATTGGTTGCCTCCTGAAATTTCATTCAAGAGACACCCCAATCaatctaaaatgtgacgaagtaaacataCAAATTCTCaagtttagtcaaaaatttcatttccgacctctctgattcgATGCACTGTGCGACGATGAACGATGCTACACGGGGAGAACCCTTTTGGGCGAGCTTTTGTTGAAAAGAGAGGTATTTTGGGCGAGAATGAAATCAAGTTGGGCGAAAATGAGGGAGGTTTTTTGGGCGGGTGGCCGAGTCACCGAAATACCGTGAATCTGGCAGCTATGCCTGCCGCAGAAAGATGAGCATGTGATAACGACGAAGGAGACTGATTTCGGGTAAACAGAACGGAATGCTATCAGGATGACTTCCCATGTTTGTCACCGCGATTCACCGCGTCGTAATTAGCCGTAGTAGCGCAGTGACTTCGCTTAAAACTCGCACGTTATGGATATCGAAATTTCATCGGTTTTTAGGACATTTCGCGGCAAACGGTGTGTTATAATTGAATTGTATAAATTAACGGAATCGAATGTTTTACAGTCCGGAAACATTAGGTTCAGGTGCGCTAATAAGAAGTGCGGGGCAAGTGTGCTAGTTGACGAAACTGTAAAAAAAGTGATCCAACCTAGTGCTGTTGAACATAATCATGAGCCATACACGTCGGAAGAAATaaccaaacaaaaatttaaagttagtgTCAAAAGGAAAGCGGCCgaaaatttaatcgaaaaaccgagtAAGATTATAAGACGCGAACTTTTATTAGATGGTGCCTGTGAATTATCAAATTTAGAATTGCCTGGTATTCGGAAAATGATgtataaggaaagaaaaaaatctctccCTGCTCCAATACCAAAATCGAGACAGGAAGCATACTGTCAGCTGTATGATTTACAAcgcaaaattttagtgaaaggaCAGCAATTCTGTTTTGTGAATGCAGCCAAAAATATGGTAATCTTGACGTgtgaatcaaatttaaaattgatgcaAGTGAGCGAACTTTTTTTCGGAGATGGGACTTTCTCATATGCACCGGACCATTTTTCCCAGTTGTATACAATTCACGTGTATAAAAATTGCTTTTACATTCCAGTCGCATTTTGTTTCTTACCCTCTAAGAGCTGCGAAACGTATCGTTTAATGTGGCgagaactgcaaaatttgagtcTTTCTCTGACTGGAAAAAATTTCGTCATTCCCACATTTTATGCTGATTTTGAATCTGCTGCTCATAACGCTATTCATGCAGAATTCCCAGATTGTATGTTACTCTGCTGCCGTTTCCATTTATCTCAATCCTGGTTCCGATTTATTCAATCCAATTCATTCCTCTTGCGAGAATATAACACTAAAGGCTCAGCGGTCGGTAAATGGTTAAGGTATTTTTTTGGCTTGCCATTGTTACCGCCAAACGAAGTGTTGGGTGGTTTCCTAGATTTAATGTCTATCGTTCCTGACGGCATACCTCAAGAAACACAAacggaattttcaaattatcttCTGAATAACTATATTTTGACTTTGTCAAAGTATCCTCCAGATTTATGGGCCGGACCGCCGTCAAATTGCCCTCGCACTACAAATGGCAACGAATCGTTTCATAGTAACTATAATAAAGAATTCTATCATACCCATCCCAACATTCACAACGTGGTTGAAGTCCTACGTCAGATTCAAGCAGAAACGTTAACTAAAATAACTTCCGTCAACATGAATGTCACAAATACTATTAAACAACCGACAATTGACCGAAATAATTATGCGATAGAAGCCTGGAATACTTACGCGGCGAGCAAACGTGATCGAGAAGCTCGGTTGACTTACCTCAAGCGCCTAGGTCACCATTTCCAAgctaagaaaatttaaattctcaTCCAGATTTTATCAATTGACGACCAGCCACCTACAGCTGTGATATTTTTATATTACTCAACTCTACATACAATGGTGAGTGTGTTTCATACTGTTCTTTCATTCAACATGTTGTTCGGTGTTGCCACATTCAcatatttccttcaaaaggTACCTTTTTTCCTCTCGCCCATAAGACCCCCTCCCTAATCGGGGGAAGGCTATTTTGCACTGTTTCTTACTCGCCCAAAAGCCCCCAACTTTTCGCCCAAACGAGCCCTTCCCCGCCCAAAAGTCCTGCCCCCTGCTACACGTCGACCGCGATTACGTTATGAATTCTGATTACCGCTGATCACTGATCAGTTACCTGATTTTACAACACGACGGCAAAGTGATCGCTCTTGCGGTCTGGGAAAGCGACGAGTGAGAAGATCCTGCGATGGGTCAGCggcgcgtggcgtgctttgcgatatatcgattgatctgcccttaAACCTGTGGAGagggattgataaacagggtgctcgcaacgaacaccttaataatcgatactttaccatagcttcaaatggggaaatatcgataatcgatcattcacgcttcgccactgaatGGGTCACTACATCATAAACGAATTTTGACTAACAAATACATTTATCCAATTTTCTCATACATCTTCTAAAAAAGAACTCAAAAATATGTTCTTGTCATTGTGATCTTTGCGCGAGGAATAAGATGAATCTTTTATCCATTCAAATTACAAGTGCCCATTGTCCTTTCGTGCGTTCAAGGATTTATTATCTTTATAGTCtattctttaattttgaaatttgaaatcatTTCCTTCTTTCCGCTAATAAAAAACACCGATGGTTTACCTACGTTAAGGGCCCATTTTATGACTTAAGAAGATTTCCATGTGCAAAACTCGCTTATAGcgtattttcaatttaattgtGCTGTATACTTTAATTCATTTGATTAGAATCGACTCCAAATGTCTTTAATTACCTCTGTGTATTCGAGTCCTATTTGACTCGACGTGCGAATCAATTGAGTAAATCGTCCACCAAAATATGAACAAAATAGTGTAATTACTATTCAACTGTGTCCATTCTTATAGAAAATGGAGAGAGTTTTTCGTTGGAATCTTAAAAACCAAAGaatctgttgcaaactttaggtACATCAAAGGAATATGGCTGAAAAATTAGGATAAGCgaatcgggaaagtctgaatactcctaacttcacaatctgcgtgaagAAGTATGCGTTTTACAGGCTTCCCACTTCAAAAGTGATACTACGGCacatgtgaaaatttcgtaggaagagtcattccatccaacccttgcacactaggatgctacgcaatattcaacatggccgacgccaactcGTCAAAACACGAGACGAGACGGAATTTTATCAAGCAACATgttgatcactggaaaaaaaaacacactgaatctagagtccagactcttgaaaatattgacaagaaaaatactgttgattcaatcggatttttgcttgaatcaaaacgaaatctgcttaaattcagaggcttggttcttgatttaagctagattctgattgaatcaagagtactttttcttgtcgatgtttttaagagtctggactctagatccaatgtgtttttttttccagtgatatttACATTTACCTTGCGTTGATGAAAATCATGGTGCTTCCTCAAGATTTCCTCGCAAAGGTGTCAGCCAATCTTTAAGCGCAAGGGTTGGACGGAAAGACTCCTCTTAGCAAGTGTTCATCATACTGTATGTAGTACCTTTTTGGCAGGAGGGAGCtttaaaacgcaaatttcttaagcagattgtgaagttaggagtgtgtTTCAAACGTTCCTGATGCGTCCATCTTCATTTTTGAAGCATTCTTTAAGAGATAAAAACTCCTCTTTTTGCTAAAGGTGATGTTTGCAACAGGCTCGTTCCATTGTTTAAGCCGACTCTACAAAAATCGCTAAACTGAATTTTTGTCTCTCCGCACTGTTCCCTTCTTTGTAGACTGTCACATTTACAAtagtaaaaaaagtagcttggatcaagagtccagactcttaaatacattgacaagaaaaaacacgcttgattcaatcggatttttccttgaatcgaaaagCCAAGCCTCTtgttttaagcggatttccatttgaatcaaaagtaacttttcttgtcagtgtttttaagagtctggactctagatccaagctactttttttaccagtgtacactgccgtgataaggaagaatgccTTATCAACATCctgaaattgccaaattttctcctatgaaatgtttattttgggggaaagctatgaatatttttccttgaaattttcagaaactttaggtgaaattgcgaacatattatctgaaaaattgaaagaaaagtatTTGCAAATTgtcccgaaaattcgtggtttatcaaaggaaatttgggaacgcctgaaggatcatacggcgtttccttagcacggtaggacAGTCCCTTCACACTCATTAGatagaaaacacattggatctactccagactcttgaaaacatcgaaaagaaaaagtactcttgattcaatcaaaatctagcttaaatcaagaaccaagcctcttaatttaagcggatttccttttgattcaagcaaaaatcgaattgaatcaagagtatttcctttttcttgtcaatgttttcaagagtctggactctagatccaatgtgtttttttcttttccagtacAGTCCCTTCACACAGACTCAGGAACGGAGGAAATCATGACGCGGCACGCTCGGAGAAATCGCGACAATATTGCGAATCGCGAGTCGCGGGTGTCTGGTCGAGGAAGCTGGGAAGGGGAGGTTGGCGAACGACGGAAGGCCGCGGAAAAGAAGTCACGGTCGTGACGAATCACGCGTGAGAACTGATTCCTCTGATCGGTCATTAGTAATCAGAGCGAATCAGAGCCCTGGCCGCTCATCCAGAGACACTGTCACGCAAGGAATACTCTCCATGTACTTTTGGCCACCCACTCGATATTTGcttctttggcaatattttaTTGTGACTGGACTTTCGGCATTATTTCtcgctcattttagagacaatgTATGTGCTATTCGTTTTCCCATGATGATAGGTCCTTTTGTGGGTGAGTTAGAAATGGTAGTTCCACATTGTAAAAAGTCCAATTAAAATTTGAGTCAGAAGTtaaactgggaaaaaaacacattggatctagagtccagcctcttaaaaacatcgacaagaaaaaatactcttgcgattcaatcagatctaagcttaaatcaagagccaagcctcataatttgagcggatttccttatgatttaagcttaaatctgattgaataaagagtcttttttcttcccaatgttttcaaaagtctggactctagatccaatgtgttttttttccagtgtatgcgtTGCGACAATACAAGAATGCTTCACGATATTGCTGCGAAGTTTTAAAAAGGTTTGGTCGTTGGATGAGCATCTCATCGTTTTACTCATCAGTGTGGCGAATTTTCATGACAttcaaaatcgtgaaatttcacttaaaatattTACCGACCGAGATTTATGGTGTATGATaagaaacatattttaaatCGTCGGATATAAGCCCTCGCTAGCTACTTAGCAAAACGATTCCAATATTGTATCGGGATAGAAGTAACGTGTTACTTATTTCTATAATTTGTGTTTCACTCATCAGAAAATACATCAAAATACAGAGTTTAATGAGAAGAAAATATGATATATAATCGAATTGCGTCCTGATGCATTTTCCAGGGCAGATCGCGTACCCCACCCCTAAAATGAATATGTAatatatttctaaaatttcgcGCCTCGAAACATTTAATAAAGCAttacataaaaattttaaatctaccATAATTTTCTTTCGTTTCATGACACCCGCCTTTTTCATTGAATTAGTATGATCTATAGAGTGCATTACATTTTCCCAAAATTGTATTCCAGAGCTCAATCGAAATAAATAAGGGTTTCATCTTACTGTGCGAGGATGCTAGTTGAGCAGCTTTTCGATGTCCCTCCGATCTTAGATGTAGGTTAAGATCACAAGTTCCACGGTAAACCGTCACGTAAGCACCACAAACCACGCACTTAGCCTCGTCTTTAGATCTGCCCTTCTTGAAAGAGGAatgattttgcaataaggaactaaacGATATCCGAGCCCTGTTTCGAGAAGGAGTAACTCCTTCAGACATGTTCCTTCTTTATCATTGGAAATAAAGACACACTGAAAGACACAGGTATTCGAATAGGTATGCTAGTATGCTGCACGCTCCGACACTGCAGTGCATAATCTCCACACAGAATACCGCTACTGTGGAGACTGGAGAGCACGCTATGCGACAGAGGTGATGAGGTTGGAAAATTGGTGTGGTTTATCGCGGAACTGACCAAACCTCGCTTTTCGTTCGATAAGGTAAATACGTGATAAATGAACCTCGTTtagctgaaagg is a window from the Bemisia tabaci chromosome 10, PGI_BMITA_v3 genome containing:
- the LOC140225673 gene encoding uncharacterized protein produces the protein MDIEISSVFRTFRGKRCVIIELYKLTESNVLQSGNIRFRCANKKCGASVLVDETVKKVIQPSAVEHNHEPYTSEEITKQKFKVSVKRKAAENLIEKPSKIIRRELLLDGACELSNLELPGIRKMMYKERKKSLPAPIPKSRQEAYCQLYDLQRKILVKGQQFCFVNAAKNMVILTCESNLKLMQVSELFFGDGTFSYAPDHFSQLYTIHVYKNCFYIPVAFCFLPSKSCETYRLMWRELQNLSLSLTGKNFVIPTFYADFESAAHNAIHAEFPDCMLLCCRFHLSQSWFRFIQSNSFLLREYNTKGSAVGKWLRYFFGLPLLPPNEVLGGFLDLMSIVPDGIPQETQTEFSNYLLNNYILTLSKYPPDLWAGPPSNCPRTTNGNESFHSNYNKEFYHTHPNIHNVVEVLRQIQAETLTKITSVNMNVTNTIKQPTIDRNNYAIEAWNTYAASKRDREARLTYLKRLGHHFQAKKI